Proteins from a genomic interval of Vreelandella profundi:
- a CDS encoding bifunctional GNAT family N-acetyltransferase/carbon-nitrogen hydrolase family protein: protein MSLEELHLNLRNLMSDDYDQLKTLMDAVYHDIGGAWPKRTIDKLIQEFPDGQIAIEDDGNLVGVALTVQVDYDEFSNPHKYDDLIGHREIILNNQEGDAMYGLDVLIHPDYRGYRLGRRLYEARKELCRSHNLRAILAGGRIPEYYHHADELSPAQYIDKVSRKEIYDPILSFQLANDFQVKRLLRKYLPEDEQSKGYATLLEWNNILFEPAENVLDTRPTQVRVGAVQWQMREFASAEAALQQIEYFVDALSDYQSDFAVFPELFTTPLMGLQDRAAQQDQMGAIRFLAGFTERFKTELSRMAVSYNINIVGGSMIEAGEDDRLYNIAYLFHRDGSIERQAKLHITPQERRDWVIEGGDGLQVFQTDAGRVGILICYDVEFPELGRLLADQDMDILFVPFWTDTKNSYLRVRHCAQARAIENECYVVLCGSVGNLPSIENLDIQYAQSAVFSPSDFAFPHDAVLAETTPNTEMIFFSDLDLTRLTVVRAEGSVTNLKDRRKDLFDLRWRDWSWKSGGKPDELMIGQNTDS, encoded by the coding sequence ATGTCCCTGGAAGAGCTGCATCTTAATCTGCGCAACCTAATGAGCGATGACTACGATCAGCTCAAGACATTGATGGACGCTGTCTATCACGATATTGGCGGTGCTTGGCCAAAGCGCACGATCGACAAGCTCATTCAAGAGTTTCCTGACGGCCAAATCGCCATTGAAGATGATGGCAACCTGGTAGGCGTGGCGCTGACGGTACAGGTGGATTACGACGAGTTTTCTAACCCGCACAAGTATGACGACCTGATCGGCCATCGTGAGATTATCCTCAATAATCAGGAAGGCGATGCGATGTACGGGCTGGATGTGCTGATCCATCCGGACTACCGCGGCTACCGCCTGGGCCGTCGCCTTTATGAAGCGCGTAAGGAGCTGTGCCGCTCGCACAACCTGCGCGCCATATTGGCCGGTGGGCGCATTCCCGAGTATTACCATCATGCCGATGAACTGAGCCCGGCACAGTACATCGACAAAGTCTCCCGCAAGGAGATTTACGACCCCATCCTCTCGTTCCAGCTGGCCAACGATTTCCAGGTCAAGCGCCTGCTGCGCAAATACCTTCCCGAAGACGAGCAGTCCAAGGGGTACGCGACCCTGCTTGAGTGGAACAACATTCTGTTTGAGCCAGCCGAGAACGTGCTGGACACGCGGCCAACCCAGGTGCGGGTAGGCGCCGTACAGTGGCAGATGCGTGAATTTGCCTCGGCAGAAGCCGCGCTACAGCAAATCGAATACTTTGTGGATGCGCTGTCGGACTATCAAAGCGACTTTGCGGTATTTCCTGAACTGTTCACCACGCCGTTAATGGGCCTTCAGGATCGCGCCGCGCAGCAAGATCAAATGGGCGCTATTCGCTTCTTGGCCGGGTTCACCGAACGCTTCAAGACCGAGCTTTCGCGCATGGCGGTCTCATACAATATAAACATTGTCGGCGGCTCGATGATTGAAGCCGGTGAAGATGACCGGCTCTACAATATCGCCTACCTGTTCCATCGCGACGGCAGCATCGAACGCCAGGCCAAGCTCCATATCACGCCACAGGAGCGCCGCGACTGGGTGATTGAGGGTGGCGACGGGCTACAGGTCTTTCAGACCGATGCAGGCCGCGTCGGCATTTTGATCTGCTACGACGTAGAGTTTCCAGAGCTGGGTCGTCTGCTGGCCGATCAAGATATGGACATTCTGTTCGTACCTTTCTGGACCGACACCAAAAATAGCTACCTGCGCGTACGTCACTGTGCCCAGGCGCGGGCCATTGAAAACGAATGTTACGTGGTGCTTTGCGGCAGCGTCGGCAATCTGCCTTCGATTGAAAACCTCGACATTCAATACGCTCAGTCAGCGGTTTTCTCGCCGTCTGATTTCGCCTTTCCTCACGATGCGGTACTGGCGGAAACGACGCCCAATACCGAGATGATTTTCTTCTCGGATCTGGATCTAACACGTCTCACGGTCGTGCGCGCTGAAGGCTCAGTGACGAACCTGAAAGACCGTCGTAAAGATTTGTTCGATTTACGCTGGCGCGACTGGTCGTGGAAATCAGGCGGTAAGCCTGACGAGCTAATGATTGGGCAAAATACCGATTCATAA
- a CDS encoding LysR substrate-binding domain-containing protein, with protein sequence MSQLPPLLWLQAFESAARTLSFTAAGNELGVTQAAISQRVRLLEDRVGQKLFVRHARSLTLTPAGQAWLPSIHDAFARISEGTLEVFGSTSEQPVTLRTTPVIQQSWLAPRLIAFHRAYPQVALRLVSAIWPDDFGPEGADIEIRYGKGEWAGVDMQSLGEDQLMPVCSPALAKTLASPSDLAGHTLLHAAGFGIGWSGWLQAANVADMEARCWSITCDNLVMTLALASQGGGIALTHRRLMERRTDLVAPFALSVVSDERFWLVRPNRRHADEDAALVWTWLVESR encoded by the coding sequence ATGAGTCAATTACCGCCGTTGCTATGGCTGCAAGCCTTTGAATCAGCGGCGCGCACTTTGAGTTTTACCGCCGCAGGTAACGAGCTGGGCGTCACCCAGGCTGCCATCAGCCAGCGTGTTAGGCTGCTGGAGGACCGCGTAGGCCAAAAACTGTTTGTGCGCCATGCCCGTAGTTTGACGTTAACGCCCGCCGGGCAGGCATGGCTGCCGAGTATCCACGATGCTTTCGCGCGTATCAGCGAAGGCACGCTAGAAGTCTTTGGCAGCACCTCTGAGCAACCGGTTACGCTGCGCACGACCCCTGTCATTCAGCAGTCCTGGCTGGCACCGCGCTTAATCGCTTTCCACCGTGCCTATCCACAGGTGGCCCTTCGCTTGGTCAGTGCGATCTGGCCAGATGACTTCGGCCCAGAGGGCGCCGACATTGAAATTCGCTACGGCAAAGGGGAATGGGCCGGTGTGGATATGCAGTCGCTGGGTGAGGATCAGCTGATGCCGGTTTGTTCGCCCGCTCTGGCTAAAACACTGGCTTCGCCAAGCGATTTGGCAGGGCATACATTGCTGCATGCGGCAGGGTTTGGCATTGGCTGGTCAGGTTGGCTTCAGGCCGCAAACGTAGCGGATATGGAAGCACGGTGTTGGTCAATAACCTGCGATAACCTGGTGATGACGCTGGCACTAGCCAGCCAGGGCGGGGGTATCGCGCTTACCCATCGACGTTTAATGGAGCGGCGTACGGATCTGGTTGCCCCCTTTGCGCTTAGCGTAGTGAGTGATGAGCGCTTTTGGTTAGTGCGGCCTAATCGTCGTCACGCAGATGAGGATGCCGCCTTGGTTTGGACGTGGCTAGTCGAGTCACGTTAA
- a CDS encoding invasion associated locus B family protein produces MQIRRVLMTALLPLFAAIATSTAQAQQQSAPNFDTERFQDWEVRCPSGSGQQQGCTMNQIVNNPDSNEPLMRAMVGRSPQIDSPVMAFVMPLGVNLASGMQLQVDNNEPVGFPYQFCQEQGCRADLPLESSMLQQLRSGTTATVSAISPDGQRIDMDMSLMGFTSASREISP; encoded by the coding sequence ATGCAAATTCGTCGCGTGCTGATGACCGCTTTGTTACCGCTGTTCGCCGCCATCGCTACTTCAACGGCCCAGGCCCAGCAGCAAAGCGCCCCGAACTTCGACACCGAACGCTTTCAGGACTGGGAAGTGAGATGCCCCTCCGGGTCCGGTCAGCAGCAGGGCTGCACCATGAACCAGATAGTCAACAACCCTGACAGCAATGAACCCTTGATGAGAGCAATGGTCGGCCGTTCGCCTCAGATAGATAGCCCGGTGATGGCCTTTGTGATGCCGCTGGGGGTGAACCTAGCGTCAGGTATGCAGCTGCAGGTAGATAACAACGAGCCGGTCGGTTTCCCCTACCAGTTCTGCCAAGAGCAAGGCTGCCGAGCCGATCTGCCGCTGGAGTCGAGCATGTTGCAGCAACTGCGCAGCGGCACTACCGCGACCGTAAGTGCCATCTCGCCGGACGGCCAACGCATTGATATGGACATGTCACTGATGGGCTTTACCAGCGCCAGCCGAGAAATATCGCCCTGA
- a CDS encoding MGMT family protein has translation MARPELLEQIYTIVDQIPPGRVTTYGRIAKMTEGATPRMVGSAMRHLPDGHQLPWHRVIAASLKLADHGGAERQHRKLSDEGVLFDAKGRVPAHLVWPD, from the coding sequence ATGGCTCGACCGGAACTACTCGAACAGATTTACACGATCGTCGATCAGATTCCGCCTGGCCGTGTGACCACCTATGGCCGCATCGCTAAAATGACGGAAGGCGCGACGCCGCGCATGGTCGGCTCGGCGATGCGGCATTTGCCGGACGGCCATCAGCTGCCTTGGCATCGCGTGATTGCGGCGTCTTTGAAACTGGCTGATCACGGCGGGGCTGAGCGTCAGCATCGCAAATTAAGCGATGAAGGCGTGCTGTTTGATGCGAAAGGGCGAGTGCCTGCCCATCTTGTTTGGCCTGATTGA
- a CDS encoding threonine aldolase family protein → MTSECSPRFLASDNTSGICPEAMEYLLEANRSDDLAYGNDLWTARAADRFREMFDYDCDVFFVFNGTAANSLALSAMGRSYHSVICHELAHIETDECGGPEFFSNGAKLLTSPGANGKLTPEGIEALVTKRSDIHYPKPKVVSLTQATEVGTLYSREELMAIRAIADKHDLRLHMDGARFANACASLNATPAELTWQVGVDALCFSGTKNGLAFGEAILFFNRELAEDFSYRCKQAGQLASKMRFVSAPWLGLLESGAWLTNAQHANAMARYLSEGLQALPGVSLMFPTEANSVFVELPPPAIEALKAKGWTFYTFIGAGGARFVCAWNTTVELLDALLADVREVIA, encoded by the coding sequence ATGACCTCGGAGTGTAGCCCGCGTTTTTTAGCCAGTGATAACACCTCAGGCATTTGCCCAGAGGCGATGGAATATCTGCTTGAAGCCAACCGTAGTGACGATCTGGCCTATGGTAACGATCTTTGGACGGCCCGCGCCGCAGACCGTTTCCGCGAGATGTTTGACTATGACTGCGACGTTTTCTTTGTTTTCAATGGGACGGCCGCCAACTCGCTGGCGCTTTCCGCAATGGGGCGCAGCTACCACAGCGTTATTTGCCATGAATTGGCCCATATCGAAACGGATGAATGCGGCGGCCCTGAGTTTTTCTCCAACGGTGCGAAGCTGCTGACCTCTCCAGGTGCAAATGGCAAGCTAACGCCTGAAGGTATCGAGGCGCTGGTCACTAAGCGAAGCGATATTCACTATCCCAAGCCCAAAGTCGTATCGCTGACGCAAGCAACCGAGGTGGGAACGCTTTACTCCCGCGAAGAGCTCATGGCCATTCGCGCCATTGCCGATAAACACGACCTGCGCCTGCATATGGACGGGGCACGCTTTGCCAATGCCTGTGCAAGCCTCAATGCCACGCCGGCAGAGCTAACGTGGCAGGTCGGCGTGGATGCGCTGTGTTTCTCTGGAACTAAAAATGGCTTGGCATTTGGCGAAGCCATTTTGTTTTTTAATCGTGAGCTTGCCGAAGATTTCTCTTACCGCTGTAAGCAGGCCGGCCAGCTGGCTTCTAAGATGCGCTTCGTATCGGCGCCGTGGCTAGGGCTGCTGGAAAGCGGTGCCTGGTTAACCAATGCCCAGCATGCGAATGCCATGGCCCGCTATCTATCGGAAGGGCTACAGGCGCTGCCAGGCGTGTCGCTGATGTTTCCAACCGAAGCCAACAGCGTGTTTGTCGAACTGCCGCCCCCGGCGATTGAAGCGTTGAAAGCAAAAGGCTGGACGTTCTATACCTTTATTGGCGCCGGCGGCGCTCGCTTTGTGTGCGCTTGGAACACCACCGTTGAATTGCTAGACGCGCTGTTAGCCGACGTGAGAGAGGTGATCGCTTAG
- a CDS encoding TauD/TfdA family dioxygenase, translated as MNSAVQTIPTTITNTAQVPNMGELTPYQTGPALTQATLAQYGVSLEWQDGQQTTLPLLWLRDHCACQACRHPQTRERLYLPLEAIAEPPSVELLDGHLHLNWQDGHVSAFHSGWLYQRRPEASLSSAVPSVKPWNDNFAPERISHSDFLTPHGEKVWLTAMLRDGLALMTDGPLVEEEVSRLAERIGPLRATNFGARFDVRSKPNPNNAAYTAVGLPLHIDLPNWRQPPDIQLLYCLQNDASGGESLFADGARVVEALRQQDPAALAILSETPIDFRFQDETHDISMRAPVITLDSADNLVEIRLNNWIRDALHLPVEQMDAWYSAYALLWELFHSQAHEMEFTLLPGQMVAFDNRRVLHGRREFDPNSGARHLQGTYLDRDMLASRLRVLARNV; from the coding sequence ATGAACAGCGCAGTACAAACGATACCCACGACAATAACGAACACTGCTCAAGTACCCAACATGGGCGAATTAACCCCCTACCAAACTGGTCCTGCACTCACCCAGGCAACGCTTGCCCAATATGGCGTCTCACTTGAGTGGCAAGATGGCCAGCAAACCACCCTGCCCCTGCTCTGGTTGCGCGACCACTGCGCCTGCCAAGCCTGCCGTCACCCGCAGACACGCGAAAGGCTCTACCTGCCACTTGAAGCAATTGCTGAGCCGCCAAGCGTTGAACTACTGGATGGCCACCTGCATCTGAACTGGCAAGATGGGCATGTCAGCGCATTTCATAGCGGCTGGCTATATCAACGCCGCCCAGAAGCGAGCCTGAGCTCAGCGGTCCCCAGCGTTAAGCCGTGGAACGATAACTTTGCGCCTGAGCGCATCAGTCACAGCGATTTTTTAACGCCTCACGGTGAGAAAGTCTGGCTCACCGCCATGCTACGCGATGGCTTGGCACTGATGACAGATGGCCCCCTGGTAGAAGAGGAAGTCAGCCGCTTGGCTGAGCGCATAGGGCCGCTGCGTGCCACCAACTTTGGCGCTCGCTTCGATGTGCGCTCAAAACCCAATCCTAACAACGCGGCTTATACGGCGGTAGGATTACCGCTGCATATCGATTTGCCCAACTGGCGCCAGCCGCCGGATATTCAGTTGCTCTACTGCCTGCAAAACGACGCCAGCGGTGGCGAATCGCTGTTTGCAGATGGCGCCCGCGTCGTCGAAGCCTTGCGCCAGCAGGATCCAGCAGCGTTAGCCATTCTCAGCGAGACACCGATTGATTTTCGCTTCCAGGATGAAACCCACGATATCTCTATGCGAGCGCCGGTGATTACGCTGGATAGCGCAGATAACTTGGTTGAGATACGTTTGAATAACTGGATTCGCGACGCACTTCACCTACCGGTGGAACAGATGGATGCTTGGTACAGCGCCTACGCTCTACTGTGGGAGCTATTTCACAGCCAAGCACACGAGATGGAGTTCACCCTTCTCCCTGGGCAGATGGTGGCGTTTGATAATCGCCGCGTGCTTCATGGTCGGCGCGAGTTCGACCCCAACAGCGGCGCACGCCATCTGCAGGGCACCTACCTAGACCGCGACATGCTGGCTTCACGCCTGCGCGTGCTGGCCCGCAACGTCTAG
- a CDS encoding NADPH-dependent 2,4-dienoyl-CoA reductase translates to MTPEPAYPHLFHPLTIGHLTLPNRVLMGSMHTNLEEAPNGFSRLAAFYAERAREGVSLIVTGGIAPNAEGAVFQGAHALTDEAQLPEHRQVVEAVHAAGGHLCMQILHAGRYAYSPDLVAPSAIQAPINPFMPRALSSEDVEQQIADYVRCAQLAQRAGYDGVEVMGSEGYLINQFICQRTNQRDDEWGGPFENRMRFAVDIVRRVRAAVGNSFVIIFRLSMIDLVEDGSTWEEIVTLGQAIEAAGADVINTGIGWHEARVPTIVTSVPRAAFTEVTRRIKSALTIPLITTNRINMPDVAEQVLAQGHADMVSMARPFLADAAWVSKAHAGQAEEINTCIACNQACLDHTFAGKLTSCLVNPRACHETELTIAPTHAPKHIAVVGGGPAGLATAVTAASRGHHVVLFERRSELGGQFNYARKIPGKEEFNETLRYYRVMLAKYAVEVRLNTAATVQALTGFDEVVLSTGVQPRELSLPGHDHATVLSYAEAIESPERVGRRVAVIGAGGIGFDVAELLAHQGHAAQDIDDWCDEWGVDLAVGERGGLKAPTPPEVARDIVMLQRKTSKPGKSLGKTTGWVHRASLKQRGVKILTGCEYLNIDDAGLHIRRDGVDQLLAVDSVVVCAGQESVRDLLTPLEQAGMAVHIIGGADEASELDAKRAIEQGTRLAALL, encoded by the coding sequence ATGACCCCTGAACCCGCCTACCCGCATCTTTTTCACCCGCTCACCATTGGCCACCTAACGCTGCCCAATCGCGTATTAATGGGCTCAATGCATACCAATTTGGAAGAAGCGCCTAACGGTTTTTCACGCTTAGCGGCGTTTTATGCGGAGCGAGCGCGGGAAGGGGTTAGCCTCATTGTGACAGGGGGGATAGCTCCCAACGCTGAGGGTGCGGTATTTCAGGGTGCGCACGCGCTGACTGATGAAGCGCAGCTGCCTGAGCATCGCCAGGTAGTAGAGGCGGTGCATGCCGCAGGCGGCCATTTATGCATGCAGATTCTTCACGCCGGGCGCTATGCCTATTCGCCGGATTTAGTCGCCCCTTCGGCCATTCAGGCGCCGATTAATCCTTTTATGCCCCGGGCGCTGAGCAGCGAAGACGTTGAGCAGCAGATAGCCGATTACGTTCGCTGCGCCCAGCTTGCGCAACGGGCGGGTTACGATGGCGTTGAGGTGATGGGCTCGGAAGGCTATTTGATCAATCAATTCATCTGCCAGCGGACCAATCAGCGCGACGACGAATGGGGCGGGCCATTTGAGAACCGGATGCGCTTTGCCGTCGATATTGTCCGTCGCGTACGCGCGGCGGTAGGGAATAGCTTTGTGATTATCTTCCGCCTCTCGATGATTGATTTGGTTGAAGACGGCAGCACCTGGGAGGAGATCGTCACGTTGGGGCAGGCGATTGAGGCGGCCGGGGCCGATGTGATCAATACCGGCATCGGCTGGCACGAAGCCAGGGTGCCGACCATTGTGACGAGCGTTCCGCGGGCGGCCTTTACCGAGGTGACCCGGCGTATTAAGTCGGCGCTCACGATCCCGCTGATTACCACCAATCGGATCAATATGCCGGACGTTGCTGAGCAGGTGCTGGCGCAAGGCCACGCTGACATGGTGTCTATGGCGCGGCCGTTTCTGGCCGATGCGGCCTGGGTGAGTAAGGCGCATGCAGGCCAGGCAGAGGAGATCAATACCTGCATTGCCTGTAACCAAGCCTGTTTGGATCACACCTTTGCGGGAAAGCTGACATCCTGCTTGGTTAATCCCCGCGCCTGTCATGAAACCGAGCTAACCATTGCACCGACACATGCGCCCAAGCACATCGCCGTTGTGGGGGGCGGGCCTGCGGGGCTAGCCACGGCGGTGACGGCGGCCAGTCGCGGGCATCACGTGGTGCTGTTTGAGCGGCGTAGTGAACTAGGCGGTCAGTTTAACTATGCGCGCAAAATTCCTGGTAAAGAGGAGTTCAACGAAACGCTGCGCTATTACCGCGTCATGCTTGCTAAATATGCCGTAGAGGTACGTTTGAACACGGCAGCCACGGTGCAAGCGTTAACGGGCTTTGACGAGGTGGTGCTGTCTACAGGGGTTCAGCCTCGCGAGCTAAGCTTGCCAGGTCACGACCATGCCACGGTGCTTAGCTACGCTGAGGCGATTGAATCCCCTGAACGAGTAGGGCGTAGGGTGGCGGTGATTGGCGCAGGAGGCATTGGCTTTGATGTCGCTGAGCTGTTAGCACACCAGGGCCATGCCGCGCAGGATATCGATGACTGGTGCGACGAATGGGGCGTTGATTTAGCCGTAGGTGAGCGAGGTGGGTTAAAGGCGCCCACGCCGCCAGAGGTTGCCCGTGACATAGTGATGTTGCAGCGTAAAACCTCTAAGCCGGGTAAGTCCTTGGGTAAAACAACCGGCTGGGTGCACCGCGCTTCGCTTAAGCAGCGTGGCGTGAAGATACTAACCGGCTGTGAGTATCTCAATATCGATGACGCCGGTTTACATATCCGGCGAGACGGCGTTGATCAGCTGCTTGCGGTAGATAGCGTGGTGGTGTGCGCCGGGCAGGAGTCGGTGCGTGATTTATTGACGCCCCTAGAGCAGGCCGGGATGGCGGTGCATATTATCGGCGGTGCTGATGAAGCCAGCGAGCTGGATGCCAAGCGGGCGATTGAGCAGGGCACTCGTCTGGCCGCGCTTTTATAG
- a CDS encoding alanine/glycine:cation symporter family protein: MEFSLAALVDRGNGLLWGSVLVYLLIGAGIYFTVMTRGVQVRYFGHMFKLLRSSRQSNGGISSFQALSTSLAARVGTGNLAGVAVAIYFGGPGAIFWMWMTAMVGMATSFVESTLAQAYKTDHGDNTFRGGPARYIEKGLGLRWLAMLFSICLIIAFGLAFNSVQANSIAQAMEQAFAIPTWAMGLVLMAVVAPIIFGGLKSIAKVAELVVPLMALLYLVLALVVVGLNISELPAAIMTIVRSAFGLEQAAGGAVGYAVSQAIMNGIQRGLFSNEAGMGSAPNAAATASTRPDHPAAQGFIQMLGVFLDTLVICTATAAIIIMAGPELMSGDENNGIQLTQMALSSHVGDWGGMFVAVAILLFAFTSVIANYSYGESNIEYLAGRRAPVAVMLYRFAVLAMIMVGSVASLGAIWNFADLSMGMMAIINLVAILMLSPVAFSLFRDYEVQLKAGKEPTFDPSKFPKLANKVDPKAWPKK; encoded by the coding sequence ATGGAATTTTCTCTTGCAGCGCTAGTGGATCGAGGCAATGGACTGCTGTGGGGCAGCGTGCTGGTTTACTTATTGATTGGTGCTGGTATCTACTTCACCGTTATGACCCGCGGTGTTCAAGTTCGTTATTTTGGCCATATGTTTAAGCTGCTGCGCAGCTCCCGCCAATCAAACGGCGGTATCTCTTCATTTCAAGCACTTTCAACCAGCTTAGCAGCGCGAGTCGGTACGGGTAACCTTGCTGGCGTGGCCGTCGCTATCTATTTTGGTGGCCCCGGCGCCATTTTCTGGATGTGGATGACCGCGATGGTCGGCATGGCAACCAGCTTTGTAGAGTCAACGTTGGCGCAGGCGTATAAAACCGACCATGGCGATAATACCTTTCGCGGTGGCCCGGCCCGCTATATTGAAAAAGGCCTTGGCTTGCGCTGGCTGGCGATGCTGTTTTCAATTTGTTTAATTATTGCGTTTGGATTGGCCTTTAACAGTGTTCAGGCCAACTCCATCGCCCAGGCGATGGAACAGGCATTTGCCATTCCCACCTGGGCCATGGGGTTAGTCTTGATGGCGGTGGTCGCACCGATCATTTTTGGCGGTTTAAAGTCGATTGCCAAAGTAGCTGAGCTGGTGGTGCCGCTGATGGCGCTGCTTTATCTGGTGCTGGCGCTGGTCGTGGTGGGGTTGAATATCAGTGAATTGCCCGCCGCGATCATGACGATTGTGCGCAGTGCTTTTGGTCTTGAACAGGCAGCCGGCGGTGCCGTTGGTTACGCCGTTTCTCAGGCGATAATGAACGGTATTCAGCGCGGGCTCTTCTCTAACGAGGCGGGTATGGGCTCGGCACCCAACGCCGCGGCAACGGCTTCTACCCGGCCGGACCACCCTGCCGCGCAGGGTTTTATCCAAATGCTGGGGGTGTTTTTAGATACCCTGGTCATCTGTACGGCAACGGCGGCGATCATCATTATGGCCGGGCCAGAGCTCATGTCCGGTGATGAAAATAATGGCATTCAGCTAACCCAAATGGCGCTATCCAGCCACGTGGGCGACTGGGGCGGCATGTTTGTCGCGGTGGCAATTCTGCTGTTTGCGTTTACGTCGGTTATTGCCAACTACTCTTACGGTGAGTCTAATATTGAGTATTTAGCCGGACGCCGTGCCCCCGTGGCCGTTATGCTTTATCGCTTCGCGGTGCTGGCGATGATTATGGTGGGCTCGGTGGCCAGCCTGGGAGCTATCTGGAACTTCGCTGATCTATCGATGGGGATGATGGCGATTATTAACTTGGTGGCTATTTTGATGCTGTCGCCGGTGGCTTTCTCACTCTTTCGCGACTATGAAGTGCAGTTGAAAGCGGGCAAGGAGCCTACCTTCGATCCCAGCAAGTTCCCTAAGTTAGCCAATAAGGTTGACCCTAAGGCTTGGCCGAAAAAGTAA
- a CDS encoding DMT family transporter, whose product MPLIYFLPPLATVLIWSGNMTINQLSVGAIAPSSIAFLRWLLALAVMTPFVLPAVLRHRAEIRRQWPKLALLGLLGMGLWQGLAYVAAETTTATNMGILAAMVPLLTVLLSALILREPPTLGGIIGGVLAFIGVTVLLGRGNPLSLLHLQVALGDALMVVAATCYALYGVMLKRWSMNLPPWVMLYAQVCFAVLFLLPPYLMGPMTPIDGQNIGLILYAGIPASVITTFLWMRAVRQIGANQSSIFINLMPLFSAVIAMIFLGEQVASFHLMGGLLILAGVIMAQTLTRPFARDLTSDKSSRAR is encoded by the coding sequence ATGCCCTTGATTTACTTTTTACCGCCGCTCGCTACCGTGCTTATCTGGTCGGGCAACATGACCATTAATCAGCTTAGCGTAGGTGCCATTGCACCGAGCAGCATCGCTTTTTTACGCTGGCTATTAGCACTGGCGGTAATGACCCCCTTTGTACTGCCAGCGGTGCTGCGACACCGCGCGGAGATTCGCCGCCAGTGGCCTAAGCTTGCGCTGCTTGGGCTGCTCGGTATGGGGCTATGGCAAGGGCTTGCCTATGTCGCGGCAGAAACGACGACCGCGACGAATATGGGCATCCTGGCCGCGATGGTACCGCTATTAACAGTGCTGCTAAGCGCGCTGATTCTGCGCGAGCCACCCACTCTCGGCGGTATCATCGGCGGCGTGCTGGCATTTATCGGCGTTACGGTACTGCTGGGGCGCGGCAATCCGCTGTCACTGCTGCATTTACAGGTCGCGCTTGGCGATGCGCTGATGGTTGTGGCGGCCACCTGCTACGCGCTGTATGGCGTTATGCTCAAACGCTGGTCGATGAATTTACCGCCCTGGGTAATGCTCTATGCGCAGGTTTGTTTTGCGGTTTTGTTCTTACTACCGCCGTACTTGATGGGCCCGATGACGCCCATCGATGGACAAAACATTGGATTGATTCTCTATGCAGGCATTCCCGCCTCAGTAATTACCACCTTTCTTTGGATGCGCGCGGTGCGCCAAATCGGCGCCAACCAATCAAGCATTTTCATCAATTTAATGCCGCTGTTTAGCGCCGTGATAGCCATGATTTTTTTAGGCGAACAGGTGGCTAGTTTTCATCTGATGGGAGGGCTGCTAATTCTGGCTGGCGTGATCATGGCGCAAACGCTGACACGGCCGTTCGCACGTGACTTAACCTCCGATAAGTCGAGTCGCGCTCGATAA